In Archangium violaceum, the following are encoded in one genomic region:
- a CDS encoding sigma 54-interacting transcriptional regulator, translating into MAQPYDDDDEQQDEQTATLHRAESGRVRLKLVVLSGPSAGRSQVLEPGEYLVGKAPTCDIVLSDKTISRQHLKLVVRQDGVQAVDMESHNGSFCEGLRFSELELRPGTVITLGTTELKFVPEDTRERSVTLSSRTQFGALVGSSRKMREVFTLLERMAPGGSDVLIQGETGTGKELCAEALHQESPRGKGPFVIVDLAGIAPSLIESELFGHVKGAFTGAQSDRAGAFERASGGTVFLDEVGELPLELQPRLLRVLERRQVKRVGANDYRTVDMRVVAATHVDLEGAVKAGKFRRDLFHRLAVLRVTLPPLRERPDDIALLIDTVLKRMGRPPSALSDQTRALLTQYPWPGNVRELRNVVEQVVNLGEEALPELEPLPGESLTGDAHSGAGTPELDLPFKEAKERLIEGFERDYLKGLIERCEGNISRASREAGIDRVYLRKLLKKHGLEDRSGAREA; encoded by the coding sequence GTGGCGCAGCCGTACGACGACGACGACGAGCAGCAGGACGAGCAGACAGCAACCCTGCACAGGGCCGAGTCCGGCCGGGTGCGGCTGAAGCTGGTGGTGCTGTCGGGGCCCAGTGCCGGACGCAGCCAGGTGCTCGAGCCTGGGGAGTACCTGGTGGGCAAGGCCCCCACGTGCGACATCGTCCTGAGCGACAAGACCATCTCGCGGCAGCACCTGAAGCTGGTGGTGCGCCAGGATGGCGTGCAGGCGGTCGACATGGAGTCGCACAACGGCTCCTTCTGCGAGGGGCTGCGCTTCTCCGAGCTGGAGCTGCGCCCTGGAACCGTCATCACCCTGGGCACCACCGAGCTCAAGTTCGTCCCGGAGGACACGCGGGAGCGCTCGGTGACGCTCTCCTCGCGCACCCAGTTCGGCGCCCTGGTGGGCAGCAGCCGCAAGATGCGCGAGGTGTTCACCCTGCTGGAGCGCATGGCGCCCGGCGGCTCGGACGTGCTCATCCAGGGTGAGACGGGCACGGGCAAGGAGCTGTGCGCCGAGGCGCTCCACCAGGAGAGCCCGCGCGGCAAGGGGCCCTTCGTCATCGTGGACCTGGCGGGCATCGCCCCCTCGCTCATCGAGTCGGAGCTGTTCGGCCATGTGAAGGGAGCCTTCACCGGCGCCCAGAGCGACCGCGCGGGCGCCTTCGAGCGCGCGAGCGGGGGCACCGTCTTCCTCGACGAGGTGGGCGAGCTGCCGCTGGAGCTGCAACCGAGGCTGCTGCGCGTGCTGGAGCGGCGCCAGGTGAAGCGGGTGGGCGCCAACGACTACCGCACCGTGGACATGCGGGTGGTGGCGGCCACGCACGTGGACCTCGAGGGCGCGGTGAAGGCCGGGAAGTTCCGCCGCGACTTGTTCCACCGGCTCGCGGTGCTGCGCGTCACGCTGCCGCCCCTGCGCGAGCGGCCCGATGACATCGCCCTGCTCATCGACACGGTGCTCAAGCGGATGGGCCGGCCGCCCAGCGCGCTGTCGGACCAGACGCGGGCGCTGCTCACCCAGTACCCGTGGCCGGGCAACGTGCGCGAGCTGCGCAACGTGGTGGAGCAGGTGGTGAACCTGGGCGAGGAGGCCCTGCCGGAGCTGGAGCCGCTGCCCGGCGAGTCCCTCACGGGCGACGCGCACTCCGGCGCCGGAACGCCCGAGTTGGATCTGCCCTTCAAGGAGGCCAAGGAGCGGCTCATCGAGGGCTTCGAGCGGGACTACCTCAAGGGTCTGATCGAGCGCTGCGAGGGCAACATCTCCCGCGCCTCGCGCGAGGCCGGCATCGACCGGGTGTACCTGCGCAAGCTGCTGAAGAAGCACGGTCTGGAGGACCGGAGCGGCGCCAGGGAGGCATGA